ACAAAATTGGCCATCGCCGCATGTTTGAAATTGGGCTATCGGTATTTGCGGGTGCATCCATTCTGGCTGCTGCTTCACCCAATGCAGCAACACTTATCGCTGCTCGTGCACTGCTAGGAATAGGCGCTTCAACGATGATGCCCGCCTCACTAGCACTATTGAGAATTACTTTTACCGATGTTCGTGAACGCAACACGGCCATCGGCATTTGGGGAGCAGTAGCAACACTCGGTGCTGCTTTAGGCCCAGTCCTCGGTGGATTCCTTTTAGAGCACTACTACTGGGGCTCAATCTTTCTCATCAACGTTCCAGTCGTTATCATCGCGCTGGTATGCACATACTTCATGGCACCGAAAAACCGACCTAATCCACAACGAAGCTGGGATTTCCTCTCCTCAGTGTTCGCAATGTTTTTCATGGTGGGCCTTGTACTCCTCATCAAGGAATGTGCTCATACGCCAATATCTTTCGCCATGCTCGCTTTGGGGCTTGCTTTTATGGCTGTAGGTGCCGCCCTATTTGGGTGGCGACATCTCCACCTCGAAGAGCCTTTACTTCGGTTCGGAGTTTTCCGTAATTCCCTCTTTAGTGCGGGAGTACTGGCAGCAACCTGCGCGATGTTAATTCTGTCCGGCACCGAGCTTCTTACCACCCAACGTTTCCAGCTGGCAGAAGGATTTACGCCGCTTCAAGCAGGTCTACTTTCTGCAGCCACTGCGCTCGCAGCATTCCCCAGTTCCATTGGCGGTGGCGCGATCGTACATAAGGTGGGATTCCGCCCTCTTATTAGCGGCGGGTTCTTGGTTATGTGTACGGGAGGTGCACTCACGGCGTTCTCGGTTCCCCACAACACTTTCCCACTCTTGATCACCGGTTTATTGCTATGCGGTTTCGGAGCCGGCATGGTGATGTCCGTTTCCTCTACCGCTGTGATTGGATCAGCACCGTCTCGCGATTCCGGTATGGCCTCTGCGATGGAAGCAGTAAGTTACGAATTCGGTGCTCTCATTTCTGTGGCCCTGTTCGGTTCGCTTTTCAGCTTCTTCTACAGCGTTAACGCTCCAGCAGAAATTGCGTCATCGTTCGATCAAGGCCTTCAGCACCCAGAACTGCACATCAATGCCAGGCTTTTGATGAACGAGTCGTATGCCACCGTGATCTGGATAGCGGCCGCGATTGGGCTCACCTGCGCCTTAGCTACGGCTTGGCTGCTCCGCAACAACCCTAAGGAAACTGAATATGCGCACGAATAAGAAACAACAATTGCTGGCAACCGCTATGGATATCGTGGAATCCGATGGGTTACAAGGACTCACCTATGATTCCCTGAGCACAGCTACTGGTACCTCAAAATCCGGATTGATTTATCATTTCCCGTCCCGGCGCGCATTAGAAGTCGAGCTCAACAAATACTCGGCCAGCTTGTGGACCCAAGCGTTGGAGGACATTGCCGGCGCTCCCCCACAGCAATTGGATTTACCGTTGCGTTTAAAAGCGATTGTGATCAATCAATCGACTTCAGCCAGACGCGCTGATTTATTCCTCACGCTGCAGTCTCTTCCCGATCCAGAGATTCGACGCATTTGGACAGATGCGTGGCAGCCTTGGTCAGAGGGAATTGCAGAAAATTCCGCAGCACTATTTATCCTCACGCTTGCCGACGGTCTTTGGACGAGCGACCACGTAAATCCCACCCCGCTGAGCGCCACGGAACGACAGCTAATTGTGGAACAGGCATGTGCATTTATCGATTCCGTGCAATGGGACAGTGGTCGATTACCGGCGCATGTCGATATTGTTTTCCCTCCCTACTCGTTCCGCAGCACATCAGATTCTCTTTCTCCTTCGGGGATTGAGTAGAAGATTGCTAAGGTAATCGAGTCTGCAACTGGTTACACATTCAAGGAGTCCCCTCTTGTCCGCAGCTCCCGTCCATCCCGTGGACGCAGTTCCCGCAGCACCCAAGCTCGTAGCTTTGGGTTTGCAGCATGTTCTTGCATTCTACGCTGGCGCTGTTATCGTCCCTCTTCTCATCGCAGCATCTCTTAATCTCGATACTGCAACTACTATCCACTTGATCAACGCAGATTTGTTGACCTGTGGCATTGCAACATTGATCCAATCGGTAGGCATTGGCAAGCACGTCGGTGTGCGCTTGCCCATCGTTCAAGGCGTGACTACCACAGCAGTAGCACCCATCATCGCTATTGGTTTAGGTGTCACTGATGGCCAAGGTGGCGTCGAATCGCTTCCTACCGTCTACGGTGCC
The sequence above is drawn from the Corynebacterium rouxii genome and encodes:
- a CDS encoding MFS transporter translates to MSSHSIPTGEKSAGLKSHDQRWIFLGIISLGLFVVGADNSVLYTALPALHVHLHTSELEGLWIINAYSLVLAGLLLGTGTLGDKIGHRRMFEIGLSVFAGASILAAASPNAATLIAARALLGIGASTMMPASLALLRITFTDVRERNTAIGIWGAVATLGAALGPVLGGFLLEHYYWGSIFLINVPVVIIALVCTYFMAPKNRPNPQRSWDFLSSVFAMFFMVGLVLLIKECAHTPISFAMLALGLAFMAVGAALFGWRHLHLEEPLLRFGVFRNSLFSAGVLAATCAMLILSGTELLTTQRFQLAEGFTPLQAGLLSAATALAAFPSSIGGGAIVHKVGFRPLISGGFLVMCTGGALTAFSVPHNTFPLLITGLLLCGFGAGMVMSVSSTAVIGSAPSRDSGMASAMEAVSYEFGALISVALFGSLFSFFYSVNAPAEIASSFDQGLQHPELHINARLLMNESYATVIWIAAAIGLTCALATAWLLRNNPKETEYAHE
- a CDS encoding TetR family transcriptional regulator: MRTNKKQQLLATAMDIVESDGLQGLTYDSLSTATGTSKSGLIYHFPSRRALEVELNKYSASLWTQALEDIAGAPPQQLDLPLRLKAIVINQSTSARRADLFLTLQSLPDPEIRRIWTDAWQPWSEGIAENSAALFILTLADGLWTSDHVNPTPLSATERQLIVEQACAFIDSVQWDSGRLPAHVDIVFPPYSFRSTSDSLSPSGIE